The genomic interval ACGTTCCCGAAGCCGGAACGTACACGATCGCGGCCGTAAGCCCTGCAAGCAATATATACAAAAAGTCTTTTACTTTTGTTGCCGGCGTCAATTACATCACGATCGACAAGGATGCATATCAATTTCCGAACGGGATATATGTATGGAGAATTATAAATGGAGGGAAACTCCTTTCAGGCAAATTAAAGCTTGCGGTCGTGCATTCAAAATGAAAAACACAAATAAAATATTTGTTATCGCATTTGTCATTTGTTCCGCCATAGGCGGATCATTTGTCATTGGCGCAGCGAATGCCGCATTTGACGCAAATGATCCGTCAGGGCGTTCTCCTAATGCTAGGGTTTTGGCTCTCGGCCGCGCATTCACTGCATTGGCCGATGATCCGGCGGCGATCTATTTTAATCCTGCGGGCCTTGCCGGCCAAAACTTCTGGCAGTTATCTTCGATGTCCGGGAAATTCGTTGATGATTATAATTACTTGTCTCTCATGGGGACTTATCCTACAAATTTTGGCGTGGTGGGCATAGGCTATGGCGGATACAATATTGGAGGCGCAGTCCCAACCACAATTGAGGCAGGTTCGGATCCAAGAGACCCGACATATATCGCTGACCCTACCCAGCCGCAGATGAGCAACTACAACAATGTTTTTACTCTCGCTTACGGCTCGAAGCTTGATAAGTTCCTCGGGAGATATTTTTCGTGGGTTGACAAAATTGATTTTGGCCTTTCATTAAAGCTGTTTTCTGTCGGCCTTTCGGGTGACCATATCATAAACGGCTCGGCGACAGGACAAGAGCTTGATGCGGGTATAATGTACAGGCCTCATCCTGCCGCCAGGCTTGGAGCGGAGCTTTCTAATTTGCTCCCGTCTTCAATGGGCGGCAAGCTTTCATACGTTTCAGGGCATACCGAATATTATCCCGCTGTGGTAAAGCTTGGCGGCGCATTAAAGATAGTCGGAGCGGAGAATGCTTTACGAAGCTGGCAGAAGCAAGAAATATCGGCCGCCGCCGATTACGAACTGCACCCAACGACTTCTTCGTATCCGGGACTTTTTCATCTTGGGGTTGAATGGTCGCCATTATCATTGTTATCTGTGAGGATAGGGATAGACCAATCGCCTGCAGATGATGGCAATGCCAAATATGTCGCAGTTTCAAATATGACGTTTGGCGTAGGGGTCCATTATTCAAACTTTAAATTTGATTACGCATACCACCAATTCGCGGGACTTCCGATAGACAATTCTTATTTTTCACTGGCATATTCGCCGGCAATCAAAAAACCGGAAATAAAAGACAAGCTCATTATTAGCGGCCCGAAGGATAAGTCGGTCGTATTTGATGACTCGGTAAAAGTATCAGGCCAGGTAAAAGACCTTTCCATGGCGCTTCTCCAAATAAACAACAACAAAATTGATTTTAAAAAAAGCGGGTCTTTCGAGGCGGAGGCCGCCTTGGGCCCCGGGAAAAATAAGATAGGCATCCAATTGTTC from Candidatus Saganbacteria bacterium carries:
- a CDS encoding S-layer homology domain-containing protein, which encodes MKNTNKIFVIAFVICSAIGGSFVIGAANAAFDANDPSGRSPNARVLALGRAFTALADDPAAIYFNPAGLAGQNFWQLSSMSGKFVDDYNYLSLMGTYPTNFGVVGIGYGGYNIGGAVPTTIEAGSDPRDPTYIADPTQPQMSNYNNVFTLAYGSKLDKFLGRYFSWVDKIDFGLSLKLFSVGLSGDHIINGSATGQELDAGIMYRPHPAARLGAELSNLLPSSMGGKLSYVSGHTEYYPAVVKLGGALKIVGAENALRSWQKQEISAAADYELHPTTSSYPGLFHLGVEWSPLSLLSVRIGIDQSPADDGNAKYVAVSNMTFGVGVHYSNFKFDYAYHQFAGLPIDNSYFSLAYSPAIKKPEIKDKLIISGPKDKSVVFDDSVKVSGQVKDLSMALLQINNNKIDFKKSGSFEAEAALGPGKNKIGIQLFGEKGKLSKPATEESIRVLKLTAFPDVPEGYWARQQVSLISMLNIVTGYPDGSFKPEGNITRAEMAALLMRSSSDVSQLTGSPVKFKDVKRNHWASKFILDAAAVKIVEGYTDRTFRPNGNITRAEGLAMIARFANISLEPYSYSYFPDIASTHWASSIIAGSFKAGILEYLKGKAFEPKRTLTRAEAVEILYRTEYAKGVLNKDLLNWDTY